A genomic stretch from Setaria italica strain Yugu1 chromosome VII, Setaria_italica_v2.0, whole genome shotgun sequence includes:
- the LOC101764405 gene encoding protein DMR6-LIKE OXYGENASE 1 has product MAPTIAKPLLSDLVAQIGQVPLSHVRPVGDRPDLANVDNESGAGIPLIDLKKLNGPQRREVVEAIGRACGSDGFFMVTNHGIPAGVVEGMLRVAREFFHMPESERLKCYSDDPKKAIRLSTSFNVRTEKVSNWRDFLRLHCYPLESFIEQWPSNPPSFREVVGTYATEARALALRLLEAISESLGLERSHMVAAMGRQAQHMAVNYYPPCPQPELTYGLPGHKDPNAITLLLQDGVSGLQVQRDGRWVAVNPVPNALVINIGDQLQALSNDRYKSVLHRVIVNSESERISVPTFYCPSPDAVIAPAGALVDDAHPLAYRPFTYQEYYDEFWNMGLQSASCLDRFRPG; this is encoded by the exons ATGGCCCCAACCATTGCCAAGCCTCTCCTCAGCGATCTCGTGGCGCAGATTGGGCAAGTCCCATTGAGCCACGTGCGTCCTGTCGGAGACCGCCCGGACCTCGCGAACGTCGACAACGAGTCCGGCGCCGGGATCCCGCTCATCGACCTCAAGAAGCTCAACGGGCCGCAGCGCCGCGAGGTGGTGGAGGCCATCGGCAGGGCCTGCGGATCCGACGGCTTTTTCATG GTGACGAACCACGGCATCCCGGCGGGAGTCGTGGAGGGGATGCTGCGCGTGGCGCGGGAGTTCTTCCACATGCCGGAGTCGGAGCGGCTCAAGTGCTACTCCGACGACCCCAAGAAGGCCATCCGGCTGTCCACGAGCTTCAACGTGCGCACGGAGAAGGTCAGCAACTGGCGCGACTTCCTGCGCCTGCATTGCTACCCGCTCGAGAGCTTCATCGAACAGTGGCCGTCGAACCCGCCCTCATTCAG GGAAGTGGTGGGCACCTACGCGACGGAAGCGCGAGCGCTGGCGCTGCGGCTGCTGGAGGCGATCTCGGAGAGCCTGGGCCTGGAGCGGAGCCACATGGTGGCGGCCATGGGGAGGCAGGCGCAGCACATGGCGGTGAACTACTACCCACCGTGCCCGCAGCCGGAGCTCACCTACGGGCTGCCGGGGCACAAGGACCCCAATGCCATCACGCTGCTGCTCCAGGACGGCGTCTCCGGCCTGCAGGTGCAGCGCGACGGCCGCTGGGTCGCCGTGAACCCCGTGCCCAACGCGCTGGTCATCAACATCGGCGACCAGCTGCAGGCGCTGAGCAACGACCGCTACAAGAGCGTGCTCCACCGCGTGATCGTCAACAGCGAGAGCGAGCGGATCTCGGTGCCGACGTTCTACTGCCCGTCCCCGGACGCGGTGATCGCGCCGGCGGGCGCGCTGGTGGACGACGCCCACCCGCTGGCCTACCGGCCATTCACCTACCAGGAGTACTACGACGAGTTCTGGAACATGGGCCTCCAGTCAGCCAGCTGCCTCGACCGGTTCAGACCCGGTTGA